From Micromonospora rifamycinica, a single genomic window includes:
- a CDS encoding F0F1 ATP synthase subunit gamma, which translates to MAAQVRVLRQRIRSAKGMKKITKAMELVATSRIAKAQARVTASLPYAQAITGVLTALASNARIDHPLLTPRERVRRAGVLLVTSDRGLAGGYSSNAIRTAESLIARLTADGKEPVLYVIGRKGLTFYRFRNRKIAANWTGFSEQPTFADAREVGETLIAAFTAGADDTDGDAGPDGVLGIDELHIVYTEFHSLMTQNPVTKIIGPMQVEDRPRSEGLLPAYEFEPEAESLLDALLPKYINTRIYAALLESAASESAARRRAMKSATDNAEEMIEKYTREMNSARQAGITQEISEIVGGANALAASGSEV; encoded by the coding sequence ATGGCGGCCCAGGTACGCGTTCTTCGCCAGCGGATCCGTTCGGCGAAGGGGATGAAGAAGATCACCAAGGCGATGGAGCTCGTCGCGACGAGCCGCATCGCCAAGGCCCAGGCCCGGGTGACGGCGTCCCTGCCGTACGCCCAGGCGATCACCGGCGTGCTCACCGCGCTGGCCTCGAACGCCCGGATCGACCACCCGCTGCTCACCCCGCGCGAGCGGGTGCGGCGGGCGGGCGTCCTGCTGGTCACCTCGGACCGGGGCCTGGCCGGTGGGTACAGCTCCAACGCGATCAGGACCGCCGAGTCGCTGATCGCCCGGCTCACCGCCGACGGCAAGGAGCCGGTGCTCTACGTCATCGGGCGCAAGGGCCTGACGTTCTACCGGTTCCGCAACCGGAAGATCGCGGCGAACTGGACCGGCTTCTCGGAGCAGCCCACCTTCGCCGACGCCCGCGAGGTCGGCGAGACGCTGATCGCGGCGTTCACCGCCGGGGCGGACGACACCGACGGTGACGCCGGGCCGGACGGCGTGCTCGGCATCGACGAGCTGCACATCGTCTACACCGAGTTCCACAGCCTGATGACCCAGAACCCGGTCACGAAGATCATCGGTCCGATGCAGGTCGAGGACCGGCCGCGCTCCGAGGGGCTGCTGCCGGCGTACGAGTTCGAGCCGGAGGCGGAGTCGCTGCTCGACGCGCTGTTGCCGAAGTACATCAACACGCGGATCTACGCGGCGTTGCTGGAGTCGGCGGCGAGCGAGTCGGCGGCCCGGCGGCGGGCGATGAAGAGCGCCACCGACAACGCCGAAGAGATGATCGAGAAGTACACGCGTGAGATGAACTCGGCCCGCCAGGCCGGGATCACCCAGGAGATCAGTGAGATCGTCGGCGGCGCGAACGCGCTGGCCGCGTCGGGAAGTGAAGTGTGA
- a CDS encoding LCP family protein encodes MLVGKTGKDGRRSSIWSGVPRWARVCTVFGVVLMLLSGAVLVGYETLLSRYEGSVGKADLFGDKAAGAQERKSNVKGPLNILLVGIDPRDAKTPPLADSIMVLHVPASLDRAYIFSVPRDLYVDIPKFDKAGYRGGSGKINGAMSHGSIVEGKNPSAAQGFELLAKTVQKATGIDRFDAGAIINFTGFQKIVDAMGGVDMYIEREVKSEHREPNGKHRKGNPYGEGYIGPQAVYKKGNQHLSGWQALDYVRQRYPKNGVPDADYGRQRHQQQFIKAMVSQAFSADVVTNPIKLDRVIRAAGQSLTFNGRGSSVVDFAIALKGIRSENVELIKLPGEGIGTGNGYRGERLLPAADDFFTALGKEQLDAFLLEHPEFRNKAK; translated from the coding sequence CTGCTCGTGGGTAAGACCGGCAAGGACGGCCGTAGGTCGTCCATCTGGTCGGGGGTGCCGCGCTGGGCCCGCGTCTGCACCGTCTTCGGGGTCGTGCTGATGCTGCTCAGCGGTGCGGTCCTGGTCGGCTACGAGACGCTGCTGTCGCGCTACGAGGGCTCGGTGGGCAAGGCCGACCTCTTCGGCGACAAGGCGGCCGGGGCGCAGGAGCGCAAGAGCAACGTCAAGGGTCCGCTGAACATCCTGCTGGTGGGGATCGACCCGCGGGACGCGAAGACCCCGCCGCTGGCCGACTCGATCATGGTGTTGCACGTGCCGGCGTCGCTGGACCGGGCGTACATCTTCTCCGTTCCGCGTGACCTCTACGTCGACATCCCCAAGTTCGACAAGGCCGGCTACCGGGGCGGCTCCGGCAAGATCAACGGCGCGATGTCGCACGGCAGCATCGTCGAGGGCAAGAACCCCAGCGCAGCGCAGGGCTTCGAGCTGCTCGCCAAGACCGTGCAGAAGGCGACCGGGATCGACCGGTTCGACGCCGGCGCGATCATCAACTTCACCGGCTTCCAGAAGATCGTCGACGCGATGGGCGGCGTCGACATGTACATCGAGCGGGAGGTCAAGTCCGAGCACCGCGAGCCGAACGGCAAGCACCGCAAGGGCAACCCGTACGGCGAGGGCTACATCGGGCCACAGGCGGTCTACAAGAAGGGCAACCAGCACCTCAGCGGCTGGCAGGCGCTGGACTACGTGCGGCAGCGCTACCCCAAGAACGGCGTCCCGGACGCCGACTACGGCCGGCAGCGCCACCAGCAGCAGTTCATCAAGGCGATGGTCAGCCAGGCGTTCAGCGCCGACGTGGTGACCAACCCGATCAAGCTGGACCGGGTGATCCGGGCCGCCGGCCAGTCGCTGACCTTCAACGGCCGGGGCAGCAGCGTGGTCGACTTCGCCATCGCGCTCAAGGGCATCCGCTCGGAGAACGTCGAGCTGATCAAGCTGCCGGGGGAGGGGATCGGCACCGGCAACGGCTACCGGGGGGAGCGGCTGCTGCCCGCCGCCGACGACTTCTTCACCGCCCTCGGCAAGGAGCAGTTGGACGCCTTCCTGCTGGAACACCCGGAGTTCCGTAACAAGGCCAAGTGA
- the atpD gene encoding F0F1 ATP synthase subunit beta, whose amino-acid sequence MTVSAVAGGPAETRTATGRVVRVIGPVVDAEFPRDAMPTLFNALHVEVNLSGGEKTLTLEVAQHLGDNLVRAISMQPTDGLVRGAEVVDTGSPITVPVGDAVKGHVFNAIGECLNLTEGETLDADDRWGIHRKAPAFADLEPKTEMLETGIKVIDLLAPYVKGGKIGLFGGAGVGKTVLIQEMITRVARNFGGTSVFAGVGERTREGNDLIAEMTESGVIDKTALVYGQMDEPPGTRLRVALSALTMAEYFRDVKKQEVLLFIDNIFRFTQAGSEVSTLLGRMPSAVGYQPTLADEMGELQERITSVRGQAITSLQAIYVPADDYTDPAPATTFAHLDATTNLERSISDKGIYPAVDPLASSSRILAPEFVGEEHFTVATEVKRILQRYKDLQDIIAILGIEELSEEDKLTVGRARRIERFLSQNTYAAEQFTGVPGSTVAIAETIEAFKKISEGEYDHFPEQAFFMCGGLEDLERKAKELMSEG is encoded by the coding sequence ATGACTGTATCCGCAGTTGCCGGGGGACCGGCAGAGACCAGGACGGCCACCGGTCGTGTGGTCCGGGTCATCGGCCCGGTCGTCGACGCCGAGTTCCCGCGCGACGCCATGCCGACCCTGTTCAACGCCCTGCACGTCGAGGTCAACCTGTCCGGCGGTGAGAAGACGCTGACCCTGGAGGTCGCCCAGCACCTGGGTGACAACCTGGTCCGGGCCATCTCCATGCAGCCGACCGACGGTCTGGTCCGGGGCGCCGAGGTGGTCGACACCGGCTCCCCGATCACCGTCCCGGTGGGCGACGCGGTCAAGGGCCACGTCTTCAACGCCATCGGCGAGTGCCTCAACCTCACCGAGGGCGAGACGCTCGACGCGGACGACCGGTGGGGCATCCACCGCAAGGCCCCCGCCTTCGCGGACCTGGAGCCGAAGACCGAGATGCTGGAGACCGGCATCAAGGTCATCGACCTGCTCGCCCCGTACGTCAAGGGCGGCAAGATCGGCCTGTTCGGCGGCGCGGGCGTGGGCAAGACGGTGCTCATCCAGGAGATGATCACCCGGGTGGCCCGGAACTTCGGTGGTACCTCGGTCTTCGCCGGTGTGGGTGAGCGCACCCGTGAGGGCAACGACCTCATCGCCGAGATGACCGAGTCCGGCGTCATCGACAAGACCGCGCTGGTCTACGGCCAGATGGACGAGCCGCCGGGCACCCGGCTGCGGGTGGCGCTCTCCGCGCTGACCATGGCCGAGTACTTCCGGGACGTCAAGAAGCAGGAGGTGCTGCTCTTCATCGACAACATCTTCCGCTTCACCCAGGCCGGCTCCGAGGTCTCCACCCTGCTCGGCCGGATGCCGAGCGCGGTGGGCTACCAGCCGACCCTGGCCGACGAGATGGGCGAGCTCCAGGAGCGGATCACCTCCGTCCGGGGCCAGGCCATCACCTCGCTCCAGGCGATCTACGTGCCCGCCGACGACTACACCGACCCGGCGCCGGCCACCACCTTCGCCCACCTGGACGCGACCACCAACCTGGAGCGGTCGATCTCCGACAAGGGCATCTACCCGGCCGTGGACCCGCTGGCGTCCTCGTCCCGGATCCTCGCCCCGGAGTTCGTCGGCGAGGAGCACTTCACGGTGGCCACCGAGGTCAAGCGCATCCTCCAGCGCTACAAGGACCTCCAGGACATCATCGCCATCCTCGGTATCGAGGAGCTCTCGGAGGAGGACAAGCTCACCGTCGGCCGGGCCCGTCGGATCGAGCGCTTCCTCTCCCAGAACACCTACGCCGCCGAGCAGTTCACCGGTGTGCCGGGCTCGACGGTCGCGATCGCCGAGACCATCGAGGCGTTCAAGAAGATCAGCGAGGGTGAGTACGACCACTTCCCCGAGCAGGCCTTCTTCATGTGCGGTGGTCTGGAGGACCTGGAGCGCAAGGCGAAGGAGCTGATGTCGGAGGGCTGA
- a CDS encoding cob(I)yrinic acid a,c-diamide adenosyltransferase has protein sequence MAVHLTRIYTKAGDAGMTRLSNNEQVPKTDPRIAAYADVDECNAALGVALALGQLDDELRTVLESIQNDLFDVGADLATPVEPEPAYPPLRVTEEYVERLEGWCDEFNGRLGKLDSFILPGGTAGAALLHVARTIARRAERTAWALLAYDPDRTSSLPAKYLNRLSDLLFILSRTANPGGDVLWVPGGKR, from the coding sequence ATGGCTGTCCACCTCACGCGCATCTACACCAAGGCCGGCGACGCCGGCATGACCAGGCTGAGCAACAACGAGCAGGTGCCGAAGACCGATCCCCGGATCGCCGCGTACGCCGACGTCGACGAGTGCAACGCCGCGCTCGGCGTGGCGCTCGCCCTGGGACAGCTCGACGACGAGCTGCGGACCGTGCTGGAGTCGATCCAGAACGACCTGTTCGACGTGGGCGCCGACCTGGCCACCCCCGTCGAGCCGGAACCGGCGTATCCGCCGCTGCGGGTCACGGAGGAGTACGTGGAACGCCTCGAAGGCTGGTGCGACGAGTTCAACGGGCGTCTGGGCAAGCTCGACTCCTTCATCCTCCCCGGCGGCACCGCTGGCGCGGCGCTGCTGCACGTGGCACGGACGATCGCCCGGCGGGCCGAACGGACGGCCTGGGCACTGCTCGCCTACGATCCGGATCGCACCAGCTCCCTGCCGGCAAAGTATCTCAACCGCCTCTCCGACCTGCTGTTCATCCTGTCAAGAACGGCCAACCCGGGCGGCGATGTGCTATGGGTGCCGGGCGGCAAGCGCTGA
- a CDS encoding DUF2550 domain-containing protein, translating into MEIVEGIGIGIAVILVAVLILFVRRALVTRSGGIIRLSVRVTTVLDGRGWSPGFARFVGDQLRWYRMFSFALRPKRVLSRKELVVERRRLPEGQERLSMPSDWVILRCTSQHAPVEIAMARSTVTGFSSWLEAAPPGAASPRMASQDWPAA; encoded by the coding sequence ATGGAGATCGTCGAAGGGATCGGAATCGGCATCGCGGTGATCCTGGTCGCGGTCCTGATCCTCTTCGTCCGGCGGGCACTGGTCACCCGTAGCGGTGGCATCATCCGGCTGAGCGTCCGGGTGACCACCGTCCTCGACGGTCGGGGCTGGTCACCGGGCTTCGCGCGGTTCGTCGGCGACCAGCTCCGCTGGTACCGGATGTTCAGCTTCGCCCTGCGGCCCAAGCGGGTGCTCTCCCGCAAGGAACTGGTGGTGGAGCGTCGGCGGCTCCCCGAAGGGCAGGAACGGCTCTCCATGCCGTCCGACTGGGTGATCCTCCGCTGTACCAGTCAACACGCACCGGTCGAGATCGCCATGGCGCGATCCACGGTGACCGGCTTCTCGTCCTGGCTCGAGGCCGCCCCACCCGGGGCGGCCTCGCCGCGTATGGCCTCCCAGGACTGGCCCGCCGCCTGA
- a CDS encoding F0F1 ATP synthase subunit epsilon has protein sequence MAQQLHVDLVAVEEKVWSGEAEMVVARTTEGELGVLPGHAPLLGQLAEPSQVRIKQAGGQQVAYDITGGFLSVGAESVTVLAESATPATPAR, from the coding sequence GTGGCACAGCAGCTTCACGTCGACCTCGTAGCCGTCGAGGAGAAGGTCTGGTCCGGCGAGGCCGAGATGGTCGTCGCCCGCACGACCGAGGGTGAGCTGGGTGTGCTGCCGGGGCACGCGCCCCTGCTCGGCCAGCTCGCCGAGCCCAGCCAGGTCCGGATCAAGCAGGCCGGCGGCCAGCAGGTCGCCTACGACATCACCGGCGGGTTCCTGTCGGTCGGCGCCGAGAGCGTGACAGTGCTCGCCGAGAGCGCCACCCCGGCCACTCCGGCCCGCTGA